The Amycolatopsis sp. DG1A-15b genome window below encodes:
- a CDS encoding AraC family transcriptional regulator: MLDELRDLVARYAHADLRTPVPGLLLSKVETSETHHSLAEPLLVVMAQGGKRLLLGEQVHEYRAGQYLLVGTDLPVTGHFVGATPRTPALGLGLALRPEAIAPLLLEAPPRTPPASPIAIGDAGPELLDAALRLLRLLDHASDAPVLAPLIEREILWRLLTGPHGGLVRRIGLADSGAAHVGRAIRWVRDNYAEPMRIEELARLSGLSASAFHRHFRAATAMSPLQFQKRIRLQEARSLLLAGAGDVAGVGHLVGYDSPSQFNREYRRLFGAPPGQDAARLREAASVGPRLP, encoded by the coding sequence GTGCTCGACGAACTCCGCGACCTCGTCGCCCGGTACGCGCACGCCGATCTGCGCACGCCGGTGCCGGGCCTGCTGCTGTCCAAAGTGGAAACGAGCGAAACGCACCACTCGCTCGCCGAGCCGCTGCTGGTCGTCATGGCCCAGGGCGGCAAGCGCCTGCTGCTCGGCGAGCAGGTGCACGAGTACCGCGCCGGGCAGTACCTGCTGGTCGGCACCGACCTGCCGGTGACCGGCCACTTCGTCGGCGCGACCCCGCGGACGCCGGCATTGGGCCTCGGCCTCGCCCTGCGGCCCGAGGCGATCGCCCCGCTGCTGCTCGAGGCGCCGCCGCGCACACCACCGGCGTCCCCCATCGCCATCGGCGACGCCGGCCCGGAGCTGCTCGACGCGGCGCTGCGCCTGCTTCGGCTGCTCGACCACGCGTCCGACGCGCCCGTGCTCGCGCCCCTGATCGAGCGGGAGATCCTCTGGCGGCTGCTGACCGGCCCGCACGGCGGCCTGGTCCGCCGGATCGGCCTGGCCGACAGCGGCGCCGCCCACGTCGGCCGCGCGATCCGCTGGGTACGGGACAACTACGCCGAGCCGATGCGGATCGAGGAACTCGCGCGGCTGAGCGGGCTGAGCGCGTCGGCGTTCCACCGCCACTTCCGCGCGGCCACGGCGATGAGCCCGCTGCAGTTCCAGAAGCGCATCCGCCTGCAGGAAGCCCGGTCGCTGCTGCTGGCCGGCGCGGGCGACGTCGCCGGTGTCGGGCACCTCGTCGGCTACGACAGCCCTTCGCAGTTCAACCGCGAGTACCGCCGCCTGTTCGGCGCCCCACCCGGGCAGGACGCGGCGCGGCTGCGCGAGGCCGCCTCCGTCGGGCCCCGGCTGCCCTGA